From a region of the Rathayibacter sp. VKM Ac-2804 genome:
- the rpe gene encoding ribulose-phosphate 3-epimerase: protein MPARINPSILSADFVNFEAELQRIAGADLVHVDVMDNHFVPNLTFGLPMVQRLQEVSPRPLDVHLMIDDPDRWAPGYAETGAYSVTFHAEAASDAVALARRLREIGARAGIALKPGTPVDAYLDLLPEFDQVLVMTVEPGFGGQSFMAETMPKLHALREVVDRTGLDVWLQVDGGIAPGTIEIAAEAGADTFVAGSAVFGADDPEAAIAALRDTASSLLHRH from the coding sequence ATGCCCGCACGGATCAACCCCAGCATCCTGTCCGCCGACTTCGTGAACTTCGAGGCCGAGCTGCAGCGGATCGCCGGGGCCGATCTCGTGCACGTCGACGTGATGGACAACCACTTCGTGCCGAACCTCACCTTCGGCCTGCCGATGGTGCAGCGCCTGCAGGAGGTCTCGCCGCGCCCGCTCGACGTGCACCTGATGATCGACGACCCCGACCGCTGGGCGCCGGGCTACGCCGAGACGGGCGCCTACTCGGTCACCTTCCACGCCGAGGCCGCGAGCGACGCCGTCGCGCTGGCGCGCCGCCTCCGCGAGATCGGCGCGCGCGCCGGCATCGCGCTGAAGCCCGGCACCCCCGTCGACGCCTACCTCGACCTGCTGCCCGAGTTCGACCAGGTGCTCGTGATGACCGTCGAGCCCGGCTTCGGCGGCCAGTCGTTCATGGCGGAGACGATGCCGAAGCTGCACGCGCTGCGCGAGGTCGTCGACCGCACCGGCCTCGACGTCTGGCTCCAGGTCGACGGCGGCATCGCCCCCGGCACGATCGAGATCGCCGCCGAGGCGGGCGCCGACACCTTCGTCGCCGGCTCCGCCGTCTTCGGCGCCGACGACCCGGAGGCGGCCATCGCCGCCCTCCGCGACACCGCGTCCTCCCTCCTGCACCGCCACTGA
- the hisG gene encoding ATP phosphoribosyltransferase — protein MTTTTPTTPETTGTTAAPALLRVAVPNKGSLSETAGQMLAEAGYTGRRDAKELHVVDERNGVEFFYLRPRDIATYVGSGALDVGVTGRDLLIDSGSEAREIASLGFADSTFRFAGPAGRYTELQQIDGLRVATSYPGLVGRFLREHGVEVTLIRLDGAVESAIQLGVADVIADVVETGTTLRKAGLEIFGPVILESTAVLVSGAGEPEGIPVLLRRLQGVLVAREYVLLDYDCPVALLETATALAPGFESPTVSPLHDPEWVAVRVMVPRADMNQVMDRLYDLGARAILVTSIHAARL, from the coding sequence GTGACCACGACCACCCCCACCACTCCTGAGACCACCGGCACCACCGCCGCGCCCGCGCTCCTGCGCGTCGCCGTCCCGAACAAGGGCTCGCTCTCCGAGACCGCCGGCCAGATGCTGGCCGAGGCCGGCTACACCGGCCGCCGCGATGCCAAGGAGCTGCACGTCGTCGACGAGCGCAACGGCGTCGAGTTCTTCTACCTCCGCCCGCGCGACATCGCCACCTACGTCGGCTCCGGCGCGCTCGACGTCGGCGTCACCGGCCGCGACCTCCTGATCGACTCCGGCTCCGAGGCGCGCGAGATCGCCAGCCTCGGCTTCGCCGACTCGACCTTCCGCTTCGCCGGACCGGCCGGCCGCTACACCGAGCTGCAGCAGATCGACGGCCTCCGCGTCGCGACCAGCTACCCGGGCCTCGTGGGCCGCTTCCTCCGCGAGCACGGCGTCGAGGTCACCCTCATCCGCCTGGACGGCGCGGTCGAGTCGGCCATCCAGCTCGGCGTCGCCGACGTGATCGCGGACGTCGTCGAGACCGGCACGACCCTCCGCAAGGCGGGCCTGGAGATCTTCGGCCCCGTCATCCTGGAGTCGACCGCCGTCCTCGTCTCCGGCGCGGGCGAGCCCGAGGGCATCCCGGTCCTGCTGCGCCGCCTGCAGGGCGTCCTCGTGGCCCGCGAGTACGTGCTGCTCGACTACGACTGCCCCGTCGCGCTGCTCGAGACCGCCACCGCGCTCGCGCCCGGCTTCGAGTCGCCCACCGTCTCGCCGCTGCACGACCCCGAGTGGGTCGCCGTGCGGGTCATGGTGCCGCGCGCCGACATGAACCAGGTGATGGACCGGCTCTACGACCTCGGCGCCCGCGCGATCCTGGTCACCTCGATCCACGCCGCACGCCTCTAG
- a CDS encoding phosphoribosyl-ATP diphosphatase → MKTFDDLFAELGEKAAARPEGSGTVRELDAGVHFIGKKIVEEAAEVWMAAEYEGDERTAEEISQLLYHLQVLMLAKGLTTADVYRHL, encoded by the coding sequence GTGAAAACTTTCGACGACCTCTTCGCTGAGCTGGGCGAGAAGGCCGCCGCGCGTCCCGAGGGTTCGGGCACGGTCCGCGAGCTCGACGCCGGTGTGCACTTCATCGGCAAGAAGATCGTCGAGGAGGCCGCCGAGGTGTGGATGGCCGCCGAGTACGAGGGCGACGAGCGCACGGCCGAGGAGATCTCGCAGCTGCTCTACCACCTGCAGGTGCTGATGCTCGCGAAGGGCCTGACGACGGCCGACGTCTACCGACATCTGTGA